From Anopheles arabiensis isolate DONGOLA chromosome 3, AaraD3, whole genome shotgun sequence, a single genomic window includes:
- the LOC120903689 gene encoding telomere-associated protein RIF1, producing the protein MTPSHHHSLPGHELYDRLREALRLASYDELDSILIELKTVCCTAAEESDKKECEKKRSIEKDELKFWLIDVGRLMFEEKAKTRELALDAFESAVVHIRTTDYQDHSSWSELREIVSKEYTSLLDIARSEKDPNWHRVWSVLVRIMNRDLCQGSTIINMFLSIVEAGFRSPELSIREQSFDCWRLLVEIFANNKQINIPKRVKLICIPLKSSKSKTETIALKKFDIWWYLLCQLRPQLDTMAETIFEPFIYFCFGPSFKTPLCYYFDESYKELGAPGKMYQSIKQLSGIALIHLLGPATDICKTLLTCPDNSGSTLSFEFPQTEMAISDMLFSTKAKLIIDSCIECTVLLSEMQHLDYRAVNRCVWNNLIRRIQNEKTIPKNDMLQWIKEDMNALLKLCLNSKHDTALRDLLYDTLLIIAESDLLHVKIGYDSPEQLMFNYQMIMPFVLNSHLPFPDSKSEEITNCLFDLKRYSAQNAYWDMLQKTIQYISHQDKNSTNNSIQFRTIRTRIYILLGNHLADQMSADSEGFLAHQTTVMSFLLYPLEYDQLLLVENVKELWTKLYDAVVKHDSKCCELKNTFCEMIKAMTVAKHGYNLAVLADFFCYIIQSLPAHFEATSPPVKVLELFKDVSRKGLAYKSNLDRVEVMVRCFRELLEKLDARDILILVLPIRNAINELVSNENGLAMNEVKKTLKVVSNKMLLKEMTTDLISQSNDVKWNYKMLLKTLLDLPEDLKKGWKTAEMKKRMIACEGNISNTKTPTRKTPDDEFVVIEKVWKFQPEMLTEHQREKMMEKRTDIPALYNDMSQSQDSFVIKPWTPSKGVASLKQERTKATAAVTTVDNAPPNPVESSIAAKEIIETLSTVESDPLISTTTDSACDSNTHRLDKENNNGNVLRDQSVTSLEKEGQTESEEDKTAEKQQNRRKSILDQLRIDTVEGKNLNVMNLSRTRHSELLETRTTRRKSMSSQKMGNEKKRNNGEIINHDTKSASASKAVKSKGTQQRERRMSRKLLKFDNDEQATNSTPSSSSQHQSKADVSDDVIESSQSDSSETTNRRTSFAKPKAQEPKEKTIAPPAPSTEMKQTEEITLQNETPHLSPIKEMNASDTSTGTKVNDVQNNESDNSVLPNQKKETGVTVPAETKESPNKGIASDDSTTKPETHQQSSSTSSACEQQNAVVTSPTVMLSPNRRSSRLSLEDNKQNIGKLVAFSPKKLLENKNVTTLLYSPSRSIHKQEIMCKGTPSKNTNDACNNAMREALQIGSSSNSTTNDKDECKLVENRSGLSSPKVARFSPLVVLEPIVNLGKPLQDVDGSEPKDISHPISSAMVTQNDEKLSSCNAQQSQPSEEHRASHLTPATHVDTNADCTPKMCPEQPMISVEQSTREQSELGMEQLSPIKNLDEEMEPLNKSLNRSIVSSPDLAGVEDRNADLLNSTLNISPISEEKGTMTKCVDSGELAGSADRRSSGRIVGREREIIATSNTPVQTPLMSRRTKPDPTPQTPSGSGSGLKARRQQQPSITRSPRTSMIGMGGRGAQLINLIRNQQTDQSPKPNTPPQNASTPKGGQSSATANRLMMRKRAIVGSAASSAPVDDSTALETLKEREEMSHNNPSQYLVFSKVLPSPQASPAGSILKRRHNQDESGDDIDSPVNKRKRVSFHDPPVSLTKEYIRQVEECRPASVSRSLQLNSNIMSSADRAKFLMRRKSKSDSISELQNFTNEQTNAAKKTDAAISENAPNDENMEGEEEELTSSPESLDEHEFMMHDGTNNMTALQVSSDCMDVDGNENKSNSKSKIDDGKEQKTLGPFNKQQGFSEILEKSNETQSKHIFPSEDAVLEHVMNRYSLDDMFERYIAAGKTLEKTKTIRSLTKELSSKMSDDSKTRDIVLDELSERHSVEFLDHAIQENSNAKVCERLSTLAMMDHVFKQLHTAYNAPSGDKTPAVPQNEKEETIRLIENIYENLLSLPIIETDSPKLIDLREQLLKQGLARKSRLEIMALLEHYFKSSSSE; encoded by the exons GAGATAGTCAGCAAGGAATACACATCCCTGCTGGATATAGCCCGCAGCGAGAAGGATCCCAACTGGCATCGGGTATGGTCGGTTCTGGTGCGAATTATGAATCGAGATCTTTGCCAGGGCTCGACAATCATAAACATGTTCTTATCGATCGTTGAAGCTGGATTTCGTTCTCCAGAGCTATCAATCCGGGAACAATCATTTGATTGCTGGAGGTTACTGGTTGAAATCTTTGCCAATAACAAACAGATCAACATACCTAAACGGGTGAAGTTGATATGCATTCCGCTGAAAAGCTCCAAATCCAAAACGGAAACAATTGCATTGAAAAAATTTGACATCTGGTGGTACCTGCTATGCCAACTACGTCCGCAATTGGACACTATGGCCGAAACGATTTTTGAACCATTTATATACTTCTGTTTTGGACCTTCATTTAAGACGCCCTTGTGCTATTATTTTGATGAATCATATAAAGAGCTCGGTGCTCCGGGTAAAAT gTATCAGTCTATCAAACAACTATCAGGCATTGCGTTAATTCATCTTCTAGGACCAGCCACGGATATTTGTAAAACGCTACTTACCTGTCCGGACAATAGTGGTTCAACACTATCTTTTGAATTCCCTCAAACTGAAATGGCCATTTCTGATATGCTGTTTTCGACAAaagcaaaattaataattgattCCTGTATTGAGTGTACTGTACTGCTCTCAGAAATGCAGCATCTTGATTATAGAGCAGTTAACAGATGTGTttggaataatttgataaGACGCATTCAAAATGAGAAAACGATTCCCAAAAATGATATGTTGCAGTGGATCAAAGAGGACATGAACGCGCTTTTAAAACTG TGTCTTAACTCCAAGCACGACACTGCCCTTCGTGATCTACTGTATGATACATTGTTAATCATTGCGGAGAGTGATTTACTTCACGTCAAAATTGGATACGATTCACCAGAGCAGTTGATGTTTAATTATCAGATGATTATGCCATTTGTGTTAAACTCTCATCTTCCGTTTCCTGATTC GAAAAGTGAAGAAATAACAAACTGCTTATTTGATCTGAAAAGATACTCCGCTCAAAACGCGTATTGGGACATGCTTCAGAAAACTATCCAATACATTTCCCATCAAGACAAAAACAGTACCAATAACAGCATTCAGTTTCGCACGATACGAACTCGCATTTACATACTGTTGGGAAATCATCTTGCTGATCAAATGAGTGCCGATTCGGAAGGATTTCTAGCTCATCAAACCACAGTGATGTCCTTTTTACTGTACCCATTGGAATATGACCAGCTACTTTTAGTTGAGAACGTGAAGGAACTCTGGACTAAGCTGTATGATGCAGTGGTAAAGCATGACTCAAAATGTTGCgaattaaaaaatacattctgCGAAATGATAAAAGCCATGACGGTCGCAAAGCATGGTTACAATCTCGCAGTTCTGGCAGATTTCTTCTGTTACATAATACAGTCACTGCCAGCGCACTTCGAAGCTACAAGTCCACCCGTAAAAGTGTTGGAGCTTTTTAAAGATGTTTCTAGAAAAGGGCTCGCCTACAAATCGAATCTGGATCGCGTGGAGGTAATGGTACGTTGCTTCCGGGAACTTTTGGAAAAATTGGACGCCAGAGATATATTGATCTTGGTGTTACCGATAAGGAATGCAATTAACGAGCTGGTTTCGAATGAAAATGGGTTGGCTATGAACGAAgtgaaaaaaacacttaaagtTGTATCCAACAAAATGCTTCTGAAGGAAATGACTACGGATTTGATCTCTCAGTCCAATGATGTGAAATGGAATTACAAAATGTTACTCAAGACCTTATTAGATTTACCAGAGGATTTAAAAAAGGGTTGGAAAACTGCGGAAATGAAAAAGCGTATGATCGCCTGTGAAGGTAACATTAGCAACACCAAAACTCCAACACGTAAAACACCTGACGATGAGTTCGTGGTGATAGAAAAGGTATGGAAGTTCCAACCGGAAATGCTAACTGAACATCAACGGGAAAAAATGATGGAGAAGCGAACAGATATTCCTGCATTGTACAACGATATGAGCCAATCGCAAGACAGTTTCGTTATAAAACCGTGGACACCAAGTAAGGGTGTTGCTTCGTTAAAACAGGAACGTACTAAAGCTACCGCTGCTGTAACCACTGTTGACAACGCGCCTCCAAACCCGGTAGAAAGCAGTATTGCAGCAAAAGAAATCATAGAAACTTTATCGACAGTAGAAAGCGATCCACTTATATCGACGACAACGGACAGTGCATGTGATTCCAACACGCACCGTTTagataaagaaaacaacaatggGAATGTTCTGCGTGACCAATCTGTAACATCCTTAGAAAAGGAGGGGCAAACCGAATCAGAGGAAGACAAGACGgcggaaaagcaacaaaaccgaAGAAAATCTATTTTAGATCAACTGCGCATCGACACAGTGGAAGGTAAAAATCTTAATGTGATGAATTTGTCACGCACCCGGCATTCGGAATTATTGGAAACAAGAACCACAAGACGGAAAAGTATGTCGAGTCAAAAAATGgggaacgagaaaaaaagaaataatggTGAAATTATAAACCACGACACCAAGAGTGCTTCTGCGTCAAAGGCAGTTAAATCGAAAGGAACACAACAACGAGAAAGGCGAATGTCTAGAAAACTGTTAAAGTTTGACAATGACGAACAAGCTACCAATTCAACGCCGTCTTCGTCGAGTCAACATCAATCCAAAGCTGATGTATCAGATGATGTAATCGAATCATCTCAATCCGACTCATCTGAAACGACTAACAGAAGAACATCCTTTGCAAAGCCAAAAGCTCAAGaaccgaaagaaaaaacaatcgcCCCACCGGCGCCAAGCACGGAAATGAAGCAAACTGAAGAGATCACGCTGCAAAACGAAACCCCTCATCTATCGCCCATCAAAGAAATGAATGCTTCTGATACTAGCACAGGCACTAAAGTAAACGACGTACAAAATAATGAATCAGACAATTCTGTACTTCCGAatcaaaaaaaagaaactgggGTAACTGTACCGGCAGAAACAAAAGAATCACCTAATAAAGGGATTGCCTCCGATGACAGCACTACGAAACCggaaacacaccaacaaagtTCTTCAACGAGTTCTGCTTGTGAACAACAAAATGCTGTAGTAACAAGTCCAACCGTTATGCTGTCCCCAAACAGACGCTCCTCTCGGCTGTCTCTGGAAGATAACAAGCAGAACATTGGCAAGTTGGTTGCTTTTTCGCCAAAGAAATTGTTGGAAAATAAGAATGTGACAACATTATTATACAGTCCCTCCAGATCAATTCATAAGCAAGAAATAATGTGCAAAGGTACGCCATCGAAAAACACTAATGATGCCTGCAATAACGCAATGAGAGAAGCGCTACAGATCGGCAGCTCGTCGAACAGCACCACTAATGACAAAGATGAATGTAAACTAGTTGAGAATCGGAGCGGTTTGTCTAGCCCCAAGGTTGCACGGTTTAGTCCATTAGTTGTGTTGGAACCGATTGTAAATCTCGGAAAGCCATTGCAGGACGTCGATGGAAGTGAACCAAAAGACATCTCTCATCCCATCAGCTCAGCGATGGTAACGCAAAACGACGAGAAACTTTCTAGCTGCAATGCACAGCAATCACAACCATCCGAAGAACATCGTGCATCACACCTTACTCCTGCCACGCATGTAGATACGAATGCCGATTGCACCCCTAAGATGTGTCCAGAACAACCGATGATATCTGTAGAGCAATCCACCCGTGAACAATCAGAACTTGGCATGGAACAACTTTCTCCTATTAAGAATTTGGACGAGGAGATGGAGCCGCTGAATAAGTCGCTCAATCGTAGCATAGTATCATCGCCAGATCTTGCCGGTGTGGAAGATAGGAATGCCGATTTGTTGAATAGTACATTGAATATTTCTCCAATTTCGGAAGAGAAAGGTACCATGACTAAATGCGTGGATAGTGGAGAGTTGGCCGGTAGCGCTGATAGACGTTCATCTGGACGGATTGTTGGTAGAGAACGGGAAATAATTGCAACCAGCAACACACCCGTACAAACACCTCTTATGTCCCGTCGCACTAAGCCCGACCCAACACCGCAGACTCCTTCAGGATCGGGTAGTGGACTTAAAGCTCGCCGTCAGCAGCAGCCCTCTATTACACGAAGTCCAAGGACAAGTATGATCGGTATGGGTGGGCGTGGTGCACAACTGATCAATTTGATTCGCAACCAACAAACCGATCAATCTCCAAAACCGAACACTCCTCCCCAAAATGCATCGACACCGAAGGGAGGCCAATCATCAGCTACCGCAAACCGTCTCATGATGCGCAAGAGAGCCATTGTGGGGAGTGCCGCTTCTTCAGCACCAGTTGATGACAGCACAGCCTTAGAAACGTtgaaagaaagagaggaaatGAGTCACAATAATCCATCCCAGTACTTGGTTTTCTCGAAAGTACTTCCTTCACCACAAGCATCGCCAGCAGGTAGCATACTGAAACGTAGGCACAACCAGGATGAGAGTGGTGATGATATTGATTCACCGGTTAACAAGCGAAAACGCGTAAGTTTTCACGATCCTCCTGTATCTCTTACCAAGGAATATATTCGACAAGTGGAAGAGTGTCGTCCAGCATCGGTGAGTCGCAGTCTGCAACTAAACAGCAACATTATGTCGTCAGCTGATAGGGCAAAGTTTCTGATGAGACGTAAAAGCAAATCAGATAGCATTTCAGAACTGCAAAACTTTACCAACGAGCAGACAAATGCAGCAAAGAAAACGGATGCCGCGATCTCCGAGAATGCACCGAATGACGAGAATATGGAAGGTGAGGAAGAGGAGCTAACATCTTCGCCGGAATCGTTGGATGAGCACGAGTTCATGATGCATGATGGTACGAATAATATGACCGCGCTGCAGGTCTCCTCTGACTGTATGGATgtggatggaaatgaaaacaaatctaATTCGAAATCAAAAATAGACGATGGAAAAGAACAGAAAACATTAGGTCCATTCAACAAGCAGCAAGGATTCTCAGAAATTTTAGAAAAATCTAATGAAACACAGAGTAAACACATTTTCCCTTCTGAGGATGCCGTTTTGGAGCATGTGATGAACCGTTACTCACTGGATGATATGTTTGAGCGCTACATTGCGGCTGGAAAAACGTTGGAAAAAACAAAGACAATTCGAAGTTTAACAAAGGAACTTTCGTCAAAAATGTCGGATGATTCAAAAACCCGTGACATAGTGCTGGATGAGCTATCCGAGCGACATTCGGTGGAATTCCTGGACCATGCCATACAGGAAAACTCCAACGCTAAGGTTTGTGAACGTTTATCAACCTTGGCGATGATGGATCATGTATTCAAGCAGTTGCATACTGCGTACAACGCACCGTCGGGTGATAAAACTCCTGCTGTTCCACAGAACGAAAAAGAAGAGACAATTCGGTTAATAGAGAACATTTACGAAAATCTATTAAGCTTGCCCATCATTGAAACAGATAGTCCAAAGTTAATAGATCTTCGGGAGCAGTTGTTGAAACAAGGACTAGCGCGTAAAAGTCGTTTGGAGATCATGGCATTGTTAGAACATTACTTCAAATCTTCCTCTTCAGAGTGA